From Apium graveolens cultivar Ventura chromosome 9, ASM990537v1, whole genome shotgun sequence, the proteins below share one genomic window:
- the LOC141683673 gene encoding peroxisomal membrane protein 13-like: protein MDAQQSGTGPPPKPWERSGSSSGPAPFKPPSAGTTSDIVEASGTARPGEIVTPDPNTTAANRNALGRSLPSRPWEQQQTYGNNSSYMGGGYGSSLNNNSGYGSGTYGSYGGGMYGNSMYRGGMNGGAGSLYGGGMYGGGMYNSSFGGSMGGYGGMGMGMGMGMGMGMGMGGPPYGDQDPNNPFAAPSSPPGFWVSFMHVMQGVVTFFGRVAMLIDQNTQAFHMFMSALLQLFDRSGMLYGELARFVFRLLGIRTKSQKAQPPQPNGLPGPHNFVGGQNHIEGPKVAPSGSWDGVWGNE, encoded by the exons ATGGATGCTCAACAATCAG GTACAGGTCCTCCTCCAAAACCTTGGGAGCGATCCGGATCTTCATCCGGTCCTGCACCGTTTAAACCCCCGTCTGCTGGTACCACAAGTGATATCGTCGAGGCTTCTGGAACTGCAAGGCCTGGTGAAATTGTTACTCCTGATCCTAATACAACAGCTGCTAACAGAAATGCACTTGGGAGATCCTTGCCATCCAGGCCTTGGGAACAACAGCAAACATACGGCAACAACAGCTCGTATATGG GTGGTGGTTATGGTTCCAGTTTAAATAATAATTCGGGGTATGGATCAGGAACCTATGGGTCATATGGAGGAGGGATGTATGGAAATAGCATGTATAGAGGAGGCATGAATGGTGGGGCTGGAAGTCTGTATGGAGGAGGCATGTATGGTGGTGGAATGTACAATAGTAGTTTTGGAGGTTCAATGGGTGGTTATGGGGGGATGGGAATGGGTATGGGTATGGGCATGGGTATGGGTATGGGCATGGGTGGTCCTCCATATGGCGATCAAGATCCAAACAATCCTTTTGCCGCCCCGTCATCTCCTCCGGGATTTTGGGTTAGTTTCATGCACGTG ATGCAAGGCGTGGTTACATTTTTTGGACGTGTTGCAATGTTGATAGACCAAAACACTCAAGCATTTCACATGTTCATGTCTGCGCTTTTACAG TTGTTTGACCGCTCTGGCATGCTATACGGAGAGCTGGCCAGGTTTGTGTTTAGACTGCTTGGAATCAGAACAAAATCCCAGAAAGCTCAACCACCACAACCTAATGGACTTCCAGGTCCTCATAATTTTGTAGGTGGTCAAAATCACATTGAAGGTCCTAAGGTTGCACCATCTGGGTCCTGGGATGGTGTGTGGGGAAATGAATAA
- the LOC141687343 gene encoding F-box/LRR-repeat protein 12 — protein METAARDCTTSIMHLPDDCLYFIFQRLESGVDRKSFGLTCHRWLHIENTSRRSLQFQCSFRQLNHSSLSRTSTTIGSFQLYRLLNRFQQLELLCLSGCIDLPDSGLTQLQYYGSKLQMLYLDCCFGITDDGLSVVASGCRSLTFISLYRCNVSSIGIETLAKSCQALQEVNLSYCPLITDTGIRALSQNCRQLRAVRISSCRNITGVGFHGCPNTLAHLEADSCKLETEGLTKIVSGGGLEYLNISNLNWAVPGNGLTIVGTEFGRRLRILDFRLCRTVGDESIIAIARGCPLLQEWNLALCHEVKRPGWEAIALCCHNLERLHVNRCRSLCDLGLLALQRGCQKLSILYITRCRQLSDPAIMIFKCLRGNVEIKEDEVMCIAPEWAFSR, from the coding sequence ATGGAAACTGCTGCTAGAGATTGTACTACCTCCATTATGCACCTTCCTGATGACTGTCTTTATTTCATTTTCCAACGGCTTGAATCTGGTGTCGATCGCAAGTCCTTTGGTCTGACTTGCCATCGGTGGCTACACATAGAAAATACAAGCAGGCGATCTTTGCAATTTCAATGTTCATTCCGCCAACTAAACCACTCTTCATTATCTCGGACTAGCACAACAATTGGTTCCTTCCAGTTGTATAGGTTACTTAATCGTTTTCAGCAGCTAGAGTTATTGTGCCTTTCAGGATGCATAGACCTTCCTGACTCGGGACTAACTCAATTGCAATATTATGGCTCAAAATTGCAGATGTTGTATCTAGATTGTTGTTTTGGAATCACAGATGATGGACTTTCTGTAGTTGCCTCTGGCTGTCGTTCTTTGACTTTTATTAGTCTTTACAGATGCAATGTTAGTAGTATTGGGATAGAAACCTTGGCTAAATCATGTCAAGCACTACAAGAGGTGAATCTGTCATATTGTCCTCTTATTACCGACACTGGTATTAGAGCTCTTTCACAAAATTGTCGTCAGCTTCGAGCAGTCAGGATTTCTTCCTGCAGAAATATCACAGGTGTTGGGTTTCACGGGTGTCCCAATACCTTGGCCCATTTAGAAGCTGATTCCTGTAAGCTCGAAACTGAAGGACTTACAAAGATTGTAAGTGGAGGGGGATTGGAATACTTGAATATTTCCAATCTAAATTGGGCTGTCCCCGGAAATGGTTTAACTATAGTTGGCACTGAATTTGGCCGAAGACTTAGAATCCTGGATTTTCGTTTGTGCAGAACTGTAGGTGATGAGTCCATCATAGCAATTGCAAGAGGGTGTCCTTTGCTTCAAGAGTGGAACCTGGCTTTATGTCATGAAGTTAAGCGACCAGGGTGGGAGGCAATTGCCTTGTGTTGCCATAATTTGGAGAGGCTTCATGTAAATCGGTGTAGGTCCCTTTGCGATCTAGGTCTGCTTGCCCTTCAGCGAGGGTGCCAAAAGCTCTCTATCTTGTACATTACTCGATGTCGTCAACTCAGTGATCCTGCAATAATGATATTTAAATGTTTAAGGGGAAATGTTGAGATCAAAGAAGATGAAGTCATGTGCATTGCTCCTGAGTGGGCCTTTTCCCGATGA
- the LOC141684406 gene encoding uncharacterized protein LOC141684406 translates to MSSDDDGIYSNDNADAYFTDQVMDDEFDTQYSSELDILPDLRPKQRRKRVIPDDYATLGGASVNCRHCGALMGNQRNPIFSICCRKGEVKIPPLPQTPPYLIHLYNDEFKSAAFQRCTRLNRYTFVFYYKKKWKKITTDNYSNLIFKF, encoded by the exons ATGTCCTCAGATGATGATGGTATTTATTCTAATGATAATGCTG ATGCTTACTTTACTGATCAAGTTATGGACGATGAATTCGATACACAATATAGTTCAG AATTGGATATTTTACCTGATTTGAGGCCTAAACAGAGGAGGAAACGTGTTATACCAGATGATTATGCAACATTGGGAGGAGCTTCTGTGAATTGTAGACATTGCGGAGCCCTGATGGGTAACCAAAGGAACCCAATCTTTTCTATTTGCTGCAGGAAGGGTGAGGTGAAGATACCACCATTACCACAAACTCCACCGTATTTAATCCATTTATACAATGATGAATTTAAAAGTGCAGCCTTCCAGAGGTGTACAAGACTAAATCGTTATACATTtgttttttattataaaaaaaaatggaaaaaaataACTACAGATAACTACTCAAATTTAATattcaaattttaa
- the LOC141687534 gene encoding asparagine--tRNA ligase, cytoplasmic 2-like — MDSDQQGQLAVAKMPAPFLSRYSSRIILKTILNRSDNGLGMVGERLVIGGWVKSSKEHKKEEPLKTSDVPLNVGTPTDFTCTEVIQSRIPFLRSIIKVFGGHSHNIRDKLESFITKPPPPSISVLQISDGSCVRSLQIVVDSSLVPPSNIMLTGTCILVEGILQQPLLQGKNLIELKAEKILHVGLVDHAKYPLSKKRIPLDSLRDHAHFRPRTTTVASVMRIRNALTHATHTFFHNKGFLNVQVPIITTTDSEGSSQKFHVTTLLGQKSKMEKPISIEDKAGERLQSVKVSIAEKNKQIEELKRTDSNKEALAAALQDLHKTNELALQLEAREKSKADHTYVKTDKLKFSEDYFSCQTYLTVSGRLHLESYACALGDVYSFGPRFHAERSQSKNFLPETNMVDLEMAFSQLEDAMNCANDLLMFLCTWVLEHCAEDLAFISKRVDNTIVDRLQSLATGSFDKISYAEAINVLKKVTVKKFDVKIEHGIPLSEELQCYIADEIYKRPVIIYNYPKDLKPFNVRLNDDGKTVAAFDLIVPKAGTLIRGSQTEERFNMLDSRIKELSLLKDQYWWYMDLRRHGTAKNSGFSLMFDLLVLNATGLNDVRDVIPFPRSFGKACN, encoded by the exons ATGGATTCTGATCAACAAGGCCAACTGGCTGTTGCTAAAATGCCAGCTCCCTTTCTGTCTCGATATTCCAGCAGAATAATCTTGAAAACCATATTAAATCGTAGCGATAATGGGCTTGGAATGGTCGGTGAAAGACTTGTGATTGGAGGCTGGGTTAAGTCCTCTAAGGAACACAAAAAAGAAGAGCCCCTTAAAACTTCGGATGTGCCTCTAAATGTTGGGACTCCCACAGATTTTACATGCACCGAAGTTATTCAGTCGCGCATACCATTTTTACGTTCAATCATCAAAGTCTTTGGAGGACATAGTCACAATATTCGTGACAAGTTAGAGTCCTTCATAACTAAGCCCCCACCGCCTTCAATCTCAGTTCTGCAAATTAGCGATGGTTCATGTGTGAGAAGTCTTCAG ATTGTGGTGGACTCATCTCTAGTCCCTCCAAGCAACATCATGCTCACCGGAACATGTATACTAGTAGAAGGCATATTGCAGCAGCCATTATTGCAGGGAAAAAATCTTATTGAGCTCAAAGCTGAGAAGATTTTACACGTCGGATTAGTTGATCATGCTAAATATCCCTTGTCAAAGAAGCGTATACCCCTAGATTCATTGAGGGATCATGCACATTTTAGACCTAGAACAACCACG GTCGCATCTGTGATGAGAATCCGTAATGCACTGACTCATGCTACCCACACATTCTTCCATAACAAAGGGTTCCTCAATGTGCAAGTGCCGATAATTACTACCACAGATTCtgaaggatcaagtcaaaaattTCACGTGACAACCCTTTTGGGACAAAAGAGTAAGATGGAGAAGCCCATTAGTATCGAGGACAAAGCTGGTGAAAGGCTTCAATCTGTTAAGGTTTCTATTGCTGAGAAAAATAAACAAATTGAAGAACTTAAAAGGACAGATAGCAATAAGGAAGCTTTGGCTGCTGCACTTCAGGATCTCCATAAAACAAATGAGCTGGCACTACAATTAGAAGCCAGAGAAAAATCAAAGGCTGATCATACTTATGTTAAGACTGATAAGCTTAAATTTTCAGAAGATTACTTTTCTTGCCAAACGTATTTAACTGTATCTGGACGTCTTCATCTGGAGAGCTACGCATGTGCCCTTGGAGATGTATATTCCTTTGGACCTAGGTTCCACGCAGAAAGATCACAGTCCAAAAACTTCTTACCAGAGACCAACATGGTGGATCTTGAAATGGCATTCTCACAGTTAGAG GATGCCATGAATTGTGCAAATGATCTTCTGATGTTCCTTTGTACGTGGGTTTTAGAACATTGTGCTGAGGATCTGGCATTCATCTCAAAACGAGTAGACAATACTATTGTGGACCGTCTTCAATCCCTAGCCACAGGTTCATTTGATAAGATCTCCTATGCAGAGGCTATTAATGTTCTTAAGAAG GTCACAGTGAAGAAATTTGATGTGAAGATTGAGCATGGCATTCCCTTAAGTGAAGAGCTTCAATG CTATATAGCTGACGAGATCTACAAAAGACCAGTAATCATATATAATTATCCAAAAGATCTTAAGCCATTCAATGTGCGTCTTAATGACGATGGGAAAACAGTTGCAgcattcgatttgattgtaccaAAG GCTGGAACTCTGATCAGAGGAAGCCAAACTGAGGAGCGTTTCAATATGTTAGACTCAAG GATTAAAGAGTTGAGCTTGCTAAAGGACCAGTACTGGTGGTACATGGATCTTCGCAGGCATGGAACTGCCAAAAACTCTGGCTTTAGTCTCATGTTTGACCTCCTAGTTCTCAATGCCACTGGCCTCAATGATGTCAGAGATGTTATCCCTTTTCCGCGGAGCTTTGGCAAAGCCTGTAACTGA